The following are from one region of the Ochotona princeps isolate mOchPri1 chromosome 15, mOchPri1.hap1, whole genome shotgun sequence genome:
- the LOC131482139 gene encoding translation machinery-associated protein 7 yields the protein MSGREGGKKKPLKQPKKQAKEMDEEDKAFKQKQKEEQKKLEELKAKAAGKGPLATGGIKKSGKK from the exons ATGTCCGGCCGGGAAGGTGGCAAAAAGAAGCCCCTGAAACAACCCAAGAAGCAGGCCAAGGAGATGGATGAG GAGGATAAGGCtttcaaacagaaacagaaagaggaacagaagAAACTGGAGGAGCTGAAAGCGAAGGCCGCGGGGAAGGGCCCCCTGGCCACAGGTGGAATTAAGAAATCTGGCAAAAAGTAG